A portion of the Stigmatella aurantiaca DW4/3-1 genome contains these proteins:
- a CDS encoding 3-hydroxyacyl-CoA dehydrogenase, with product MKVQGAVAIVTGGASGLGKAVAARLVAAGAKVALLDRPHSQGASVAKELGEPTQFLAADVTNASAVASSFQSVQQSLGPVSILVNCAGLGVSVPTLGALGPAKLDDFARPIQVNLIGTFNCIRLAASQMAKNEPNTDGERGVIVNTSSVAAYDGQARQAAYAASKAGIIGMTLPIARDLAEHGIRVMTIAPGLFDTPMMSGFPKEVREELEAQVPFPKRMGRPDEFASLVLHIVENAMLNGETIRLDGAIRFAPR from the coding sequence ATGAAGGTGCAAGGGGCCGTGGCAATCGTGACCGGAGGCGCCTCGGGGCTGGGGAAGGCCGTGGCGGCGCGGCTGGTGGCGGCCGGAGCGAAAGTGGCTTTGCTGGACCGCCCGCACTCCCAAGGGGCTTCGGTGGCAAAGGAACTCGGTGAGCCCACCCAGTTCCTGGCAGCGGATGTCACCAACGCCTCGGCGGTCGCCTCCTCGTTCCAATCCGTTCAACAGTCCCTCGGGCCGGTGTCGATCCTCGTCAACTGCGCGGGGCTTGGCGTCTCGGTGCCCACTCTGGGGGCACTGGGGCCCGCCAAGCTGGACGATTTCGCCCGGCCCATCCAGGTGAACCTGATCGGCACCTTCAACTGCATTCGGCTCGCGGCCTCCCAGATGGCGAAGAACGAGCCGAACACGGACGGCGAGCGCGGGGTGATCGTCAACACCTCTTCCGTCGCGGCCTACGACGGCCAGGCCCGCCAAGCCGCCTATGCGGCATCGAAGGCGGGAATCATCGGGATGACGTTGCCCATCGCACGGGATCTCGCCGAGCACGGGATCCGGGTGATGACCATCGCGCCGGGGCTCTTTGACACGCCCATGATGAGCGGCTTCCCCAAGGAGGTGCGTGAAGAGCTCGAGGCACAGGTCCCATTCCCCAAGCGGATGGGACGCCCGGATGAATTCGCGTCGCTGGTGCTCCACATCGTGGAGAACGCGATGCTCAACGGCGAGACCATCCGGTTGGATGGCGCCATCCGTTTCGCGCCGCGCTGA
- a CDS encoding MBL fold metallo-hydrolase yields MSATYRLSEHTCIEPLVNQWMAWWLTLAPIPACLNAYNFQLPLLKAYLQNPAFHEKSEREINGGSFVGVPASRAAEVRALLQRTQSAQEAGLKLAEAFEEFQAFLLTEAKGQSLEPLYQKLPEPLRGLVELVYDYNNRASIQVLEPLSYKSRYYQPQLQTLQLGALESDFDRRTFFTTPRLTQERQIEWRVPFADARVDRLFELERTPQPLGHIQELLGDAVPSEELLRSLLTEAPAPAEPEPWTGPGARVRYVGHACVLVEWKGTSILIDPVIGVRPRAGGEARLSYENLPARIDYALVTHAHADHYNPETLLRLRRRIDCLVVPRARGMLVGDVSLKLMSTMMGYKRVVDMEMFDSLPLPDGEIVAIPFLGEHGDLSHAKSAYLIRMGQEQILFAADSTNLDDTLYRNIRQAVGEIQTVFMNTENEGSPLTFTIEALFPKRRDRRAEKNRRCRGSNASEGVRLLEILGARRLYNYAMGLEPWLSHIVGPESPPDSPRMKESNTLLSEARTRGLEVAQQLRGTSELRISTEPRS; encoded by the coding sequence ATGTCCGCAACCTACCGTCTGTCCGAGCACACCTGCATCGAGCCCCTGGTCAACCAATGGATGGCGTGGTGGCTCACCCTCGCGCCGATCCCCGCCTGCCTCAACGCGTACAACTTCCAGCTTCCCCTGCTGAAGGCGTACCTCCAGAACCCAGCCTTCCACGAGAAATCGGAGCGGGAGATCAACGGCGGCTCGTTCGTGGGAGTCCCAGCCTCTCGCGCCGCGGAGGTCCGCGCGCTGTTGCAGCGAACGCAGAGCGCACAGGAGGCGGGGCTCAAGCTGGCCGAGGCGTTCGAGGAGTTCCAAGCGTTCCTCTTGACCGAGGCCAAGGGACAGTCACTGGAGCCGCTGTACCAGAAGCTCCCCGAGCCCCTGCGCGGGCTGGTGGAGCTGGTCTACGACTACAACAACCGGGCCTCCATTCAGGTGCTGGAGCCACTCTCGTACAAGAGCCGTTACTACCAGCCGCAACTCCAGACCCTGCAACTCGGGGCGCTGGAGTCCGACTTCGATCGCCGCACCTTCTTCACCACCCCACGGCTTACCCAGGAGCGGCAAATCGAGTGGCGGGTACCCTTCGCGGACGCGCGTGTCGACCGCCTCTTCGAGTTGGAGCGCACGCCCCAACCCCTTGGCCACATCCAAGAGTTGCTCGGTGATGCCGTCCCAAGCGAGGAACTGCTTCGCTCCCTGCTGACCGAGGCGCCTGCCCCGGCCGAGCCAGAACCGTGGACAGGTCCCGGTGCGCGCGTGAGGTACGTGGGTCACGCATGCGTGCTCGTCGAGTGGAAGGGAACCTCGATCCTGATCGATCCGGTCATCGGCGTCCGGCCGCGCGCAGGAGGCGAAGCGCGTCTGAGCTACGAAAACCTCCCGGCCCGGATCGACTACGCGCTCGTGACACATGCCCACGCCGACCACTACAACCCCGAGACGCTCCTGCGCCTGCGGCGGCGGATCGACTGCCTCGTGGTTCCTCGGGCGCGGGGCATGCTCGTGGGAGACGTCTCGCTCAAGCTGATGTCCACGATGATGGGCTACAAGCGGGTCGTCGACATGGAGATGTTCGACTCGCTGCCGCTCCCCGATGGGGAGATCGTCGCGATTCCCTTTTTGGGAGAGCACGGCGACTTGTCGCACGCCAAGAGTGCTTACCTGATCCGCATGGGCCAGGAGCAGATCCTCTTCGCCGCGGACTCGACCAACCTGGACGACACGCTCTACCGCAACATCCGTCAGGCGGTCGGTGAAATACAGACGGTCTTCATGAACACCGAGAATGAGGGCTCCCCGCTCACGTTCACCATCGAGGCCCTGTTCCCCAAGCGCCGCGACCGCCGCGCGGAGAAAAACCGCCGGTGCCGGGGGAGCAACGCCAGCGAGGGCGTGCGGCTGCTGGAGATCCTCGGAGCCCGGCGGCTCTACAACTACGCCATGGGCCTCGAGCCCTGGCTGTCGCACATCGTCGGCCCGGAGTCGCCCCCCGATTCACCGCGCATGAAGGAGTCCAACACCCTGCTGTCCGAAGCGCGCACGCGCGGGCTGGAGGTGGCGCAACAGCTCCGGGGCACATCCGAGCTGAGGATCTCCACGGAGCCCCGGTCATGA
- a CDS encoding ABC transporter permease: protein MAGVTALLLFLLGLSNGVQSTILQSATTLMSGHVNVAGFYKVTRGQSSAVVTHYPQLIELIRREVPELVSVSQRGRGLAKAISDTHGMQIALNGLDIEAEPVFRQVIRLAEGNLADLAQPGSILLFESQAKKLEVKTGDMLTLSGMTVRGSTNTQDVRVVAIARDIGLLSSINVFVPNATLRALYQLHDDATGALLLYLEHLDHAPAVQQRLRQVLASAHYELIEEEQQPYWQKLELVTQDDWTGQRLDVTTWKDEIAFVNWTSGMLNVLSFALMFVLIVTIAVGLMNTLWIAIRERTQEVGTLRAIGMQRSRVVLMFALEALVLSVMSAGTGAVLGSILCAILNALQVPVPHAVQLFLMGDRLYLLVDAEVALFSITMISACTTAIALIPSFLAARLKPITAMHHAG from the coding sequence ATGGCCGGGGTCACCGCCCTGTTGCTCTTCCTGCTGGGGCTCTCCAACGGCGTCCAGAGCACGATCCTGCAGTCGGCCACCACGTTGATGTCAGGCCACGTGAACGTCGCCGGCTTCTACAAAGTGACGCGCGGCCAATCGAGCGCGGTGGTGACGCACTACCCCCAGCTCATCGAACTCATCCGGCGCGAGGTCCCGGAGCTCGTCAGCGTGTCGCAACGCGGCAGGGGTCTCGCCAAGGCGATCAGCGACACCCACGGCATGCAGATCGCGCTCAACGGTCTGGACATCGAGGCGGAGCCGGTCTTCCGCCAGGTCATCCGGCTGGCCGAGGGCAACCTGGCGGATCTGGCCCAGCCGGGAAGCATCCTGCTGTTCGAATCCCAGGCGAAGAAGCTCGAGGTGAAGACCGGCGACATGCTCACCCTGTCGGGGATGACCGTGCGCGGCAGCACCAACACCCAAGATGTCCGGGTGGTGGCCATCGCCCGCGACATCGGGCTGCTCAGCTCGATCAACGTCTTCGTCCCGAATGCCACCCTCCGGGCGCTGTACCAACTTCACGATGATGCGACGGGCGCACTCTTGCTGTATCTCGAGCACCTCGACCACGCTCCTGCCGTTCAACAACGGCTGCGCCAAGTGCTCGCCTCCGCCCACTACGAGCTCATCGAGGAGGAACAGCAGCCCTACTGGCAGAAACTCGAGCTGGTCACCCAGGACGACTGGACGGGCCAGCGGCTGGACGTCACGACGTGGAAGGACGAGATCGCCTTCGTCAACTGGACGAGCGGCATGCTCAACGTGCTGAGCTTCGCGCTGATGTTCGTACTGATCGTGACCATCGCGGTCGGGCTCATGAACACCCTCTGGATCGCCATCCGGGAACGCACGCAGGAGGTGGGCACCCTGCGCGCGATTGGAATGCAGCGGTCGCGGGTCGTCTTGATGTTCGCGCTGGAGGCGCTGGTGCTCAGCGTCATGAGCGCAGGAACGGGCGCGGTGCTGGGCTCCATCCTCTGCGCGATCCTGAATGCGCTGCAAGTCCCCGTCCCCCACGCGGTGCAGCTGTTCCTGATGGGAGACCGGCTGTACCTGCTCGTGGACGCCGAGGTTGCCCTGTTCTCCATCACGATGATCAGCGCCTGCACGACGGCCATCGCCCTCATCCCTTCCTTCCTGGCGGCGCGCCTCAAGCCAATCACCGCCATGCACCACGCCGGGTAA